A single Corticium candelabrum chromosome 12, ooCorCand1.1, whole genome shotgun sequence DNA region contains:
- the LOC134187924 gene encoding uncharacterized protein LOC134187924 isoform X2 — protein MSFSKVLVDSVFGKSPEMCTKRDLCMFLQRHRTIASDLALSTTGTKSILIERVTNAIKQGMYLLEDSSEEAEQECVFALPDCASDGWQNQMEEIHMVCPVVTIASILHHMRPATGVSSIQAAAFRSLTEGHTVWKSGHVIEMVLNTTQFAYTWMKFKVLATMKQEIRRVCIAFEKRSHNIKFAHCTCPAGLSHSCIHVSAALWSMESFGSKLAPTSKPCAWIQPRSKEKPTGPITSISLKKHKIFRQEKLSSMTTTKAKDFDPRPPALRGKGEIMMKCFASDLINSYKSDNMPLLVSVFIPPPPPPPPLPVARSENFQMFLSDDELLLATTTDIAYPVEDMGHTDLNELSDMCADLDELSAMCADLDELSAMCTAFKASLQVSDAQRSAIEFTTRGQALNPKWFEARKNRLTASIFADVVKRKAMTLPDPLVKRILGYTKIPTWLPAIRWGQDNESVDGWEHHQMV, from the exons AGTCTATTCTTATTGAAAG AGTCACGAATGCCATCAAACAAGGAATGTACCTGCTAGAAGATTCTAGTGAAGAGGCAGAACAAGAGTGTGTTTTTGCACTGCCTGATTGTGCTTCAGATGGTTGGCAGAATCAGATGGAGGAAATACACATGGTCTGCCCAGTAGTAACAATAGCTAGCATATTACACCACATGCGACCAGCAACAGGCGTGTCATCAATTCAGGCCGCTGCATTCAGAAGTCTGACAGAAGGTCATACCGTGTGGAAGTCTGGTCATGTCATTGAGATGGTCCTCAATACAACTCAGTTTGCCTATACTTGGATGAAGTTCAAAGTGCTAGCTACAATGAAACAAGAGATCAGGAGAGTATGCATCGCCTTTGAGAAACGTAGCCACAACATCAAATTTGCACATTGCACTTGTCCTGCTGGCCTATCACATTCATGCATTCATGTGTCTGCTGCTTTGTGGTCAATGGAATCATTTGGAAGCAAGCTTGCTCCTACATCAAAGCCCTGTGCTTGGATACAACCAAGAAGCAAGGAGAAACCAACTGGACCTATCACCAGTATCTCTCTTAAGAAGCACAAGATCTTCAGACAAGAGAAGCTTTCTTCCATGACTACCACTAAGGCAAAAGATTTTGATCCAAGACCTCCTGCTTTGAGAGGAAAAGGAGAGATCATGATGAAATGTTTTGCTTCTGACCTTATCAACAGTTACAAAAGTGACAACATGCCATTGCTTGTCAGTGTCTTTATTCCGCCACCTCCCCcacctcctcctcttcctgtGGCAAGATCTGAGAACTTCCAAATGTTTTTGTCAGATGATGAACTTTTActggcaacaacaacagacattgCTTATCCTGTTGAAGACATGGGTCATACTGACCTGAATGAACTGAGTGATATGTGTGCTGACCTGGATGAACTGAGTGCTATGTGTGCTGACCTGGATGAACTGAGTGCTATGTGTACTGCTTTTAAGGCATCTTTGCAAGTGTCTGATGCGCAGCGTAGTGCTATTGAATTTACAACAAGAGGCCAGGCATTAAACCCAAAATGGTTTGAAGCGAGAAAGAACAGACTAACTGCCTCCATATTTGCAGATGTTGTGAAGAGAAAGGCAATGACATTGCCAGATCCTCTGGTAAAGAGAATTTTAGGTTATACAAAAATACCAACATGGCTGCCTGCAATAAGGTGGGGCCAAGATAATGAG AGCGTGGATGGTTGGGAGCATCACCAGATGGTTTAA
- the LOC134187924 gene encoding uncharacterized protein LOC134187924 isoform X1: protein MSFSKVLVDSVFGKSPEMCTKRDLCMFLQRHRTIASDLALSTTGTKSILIERVTNAIKQGMYLLEDSSEEAEQECVFALPDCASDGWQNQMEEIHMVCPVVTIASILHHMRPATGVSSIQAAAFRSLTEGHTVWKSGHVIEMVLNTTQFAYTWMKFKVLATMKQEIRRVCIAFEKRSHNIKFAHCTCPAGLSHSCIHVSAALWSMESFGSKLAPTSKPCAWIQPRSKEKPTGPITSISLKKHKIFRQEKLSSMTTTKAKDFDPRPPALRGKGEIMMKCFASDLINSYKSDNMPLLVSVFIPPPPPPPPLPVARSENFQMFLSDDELLLATTTDIAYPVEDMGHTDLNELSDMCADLDELSAMCADLDELSAMCTAFKASLQVSDAQRSAIEFTTRGQALNPKWFEARKNRLTASIFADVVKRKAMTLPDPLVKRILGYTKIPTWLPAIRWGQDNEVVARLFYLEMQRRRGHAGIQVSECGFFVDTERGWLGASPDGLIYDPSNVDDTDGVLEIKCPYSMRTKTISEAAQMPGFYCKWKDGQLHLNRRHKYFYQVQGQMAITGRNWCDFVVWTQYDIFIDRIKYKHKFWLQECLPKLENFYDKCVLAEIVSPRFPLGLPMLDLR from the exons AGTCTATTCTTATTGAAAG AGTCACGAATGCCATCAAACAAGGAATGTACCTGCTAGAAGATTCTAGTGAAGAGGCAGAACAAGAGTGTGTTTTTGCACTGCCTGATTGTGCTTCAGATGGTTGGCAGAATCAGATGGAGGAAATACACATGGTCTGCCCAGTAGTAACAATAGCTAGCATATTACACCACATGCGACCAGCAACAGGCGTGTCATCAATTCAGGCCGCTGCATTCAGAAGTCTGACAGAAGGTCATACCGTGTGGAAGTCTGGTCATGTCATTGAGATGGTCCTCAATACAACTCAGTTTGCCTATACTTGGATGAAGTTCAAAGTGCTAGCTACAATGAAACAAGAGATCAGGAGAGTATGCATCGCCTTTGAGAAACGTAGCCACAACATCAAATTTGCACATTGCACTTGTCCTGCTGGCCTATCACATTCATGCATTCATGTGTCTGCTGCTTTGTGGTCAATGGAATCATTTGGAAGCAAGCTTGCTCCTACATCAAAGCCCTGTGCTTGGATACAACCAAGAAGCAAGGAGAAACCAACTGGACCTATCACCAGTATCTCTCTTAAGAAGCACAAGATCTTCAGACAAGAGAAGCTTTCTTCCATGACTACCACTAAGGCAAAAGATTTTGATCCAAGACCTCCTGCTTTGAGAGGAAAAGGAGAGATCATGATGAAATGTTTTGCTTCTGACCTTATCAACAGTTACAAAAGTGACAACATGCCATTGCTTGTCAGTGTCTTTATTCCGCCACCTCCCCcacctcctcctcttcctgtGGCAAGATCTGAGAACTTCCAAATGTTTTTGTCAGATGATGAACTTTTActggcaacaacaacagacattgCTTATCCTGTTGAAGACATGGGTCATACTGACCTGAATGAACTGAGTGATATGTGTGCTGACCTGGATGAACTGAGTGCTATGTGTGCTGACCTGGATGAACTGAGTGCTATGTGTACTGCTTTTAAGGCATCTTTGCAAGTGTCTGATGCGCAGCGTAGTGCTATTGAATTTACAACAAGAGGCCAGGCATTAAACCCAAAATGGTTTGAAGCGAGAAAGAACAGACTAACTGCCTCCATATTTGCAGATGTTGTGAAGAGAAAGGCAATGACATTGCCAGATCCTCTGGTAAAGAGAATTTTAGGTTATACAAAAATACCAACATGGCTGCCTGCAATAAGGTGGGGCCAAGATAATGAGGTAGTTGCTCGCTTATTTTACCTTGAAATGCAGCGTCGAAGAGGTCATGCAGGAATACAGGTATCGGAATGTGGATTTTTTGTTGATACAGAGCGTGGATGGTTGGGAGCATCACCAGATGGTTTAATCTATGATCCAAGTAACGTTGATGACACAGATGGTGTGCTTGAAATCAAGTGTCCATATTCAATGCGAACAAAAACGATCTCTGAAGCTGCACAGATGCCTGGCTTCTACTGTAAATGGAAGGATGGCCAGTTGCACTTGAATAGAAGGCACAAGTATTTCTACCAGGTGCAAGGTCAGATGGCCATAACAGGAAGGAACTGGTGTGACTTCGTTGTATGGACACAATATGACATATTTATAGACCGAATTAAGTATAAACATAAATTTTGGTTACAGGAATGCTTGCCTAAATTAGAAAATTTTTATGACAAGTGTGTATTAGCAGAAATAGTTTCACCAAGGTTTCCACTTGGCTTGCCCATGTTGGACCTTAGGTAG
- the LOC134187924 gene encoding uncharacterized protein LOC134187924 isoform X3, whose translation MSFSKVLVDSVFGKSPEMCTKRDLCMFLQRHRTIASDLALSTTGTKSILIERVTNAIKQGMYLLEDSSEEAEQECVFALPDCASDGWQNQMEEIHMVCPVVTIASILHHMRPATGVSSIQAAAFRSLTEGHTVWKSGHVIEMVLNTTQFAYTWMKFKVLATMKQEIRRVCIAFEKRSHNIKFAHCTCPAGLSHSCIHVSAALWSMESFGSKLAPTSKPCAWIQPRSKEKPTGPITSISLKKHKIFRQEKLSSMTTTKAKDFDPRPPALRGKGEIMMKCFASDLINSYKSDNMPLLVSVFIPPPPPPPPLPVARSENFQMFLSDDELLLATTTDIAYPVEDMGHTDLNELSDMCADLDELSAMCADLDELSAMCTAFKASLQVSDAQRSAIEFTTRGQALNPKWFEARKNRLTASIFADVVKRKAMTLPDPLVKRILGYTKIPTWLPAIRAWMVGSITRWFNL comes from the exons AGTCTATTCTTATTGAAAG AGTCACGAATGCCATCAAACAAGGAATGTACCTGCTAGAAGATTCTAGTGAAGAGGCAGAACAAGAGTGTGTTTTTGCACTGCCTGATTGTGCTTCAGATGGTTGGCAGAATCAGATGGAGGAAATACACATGGTCTGCCCAGTAGTAACAATAGCTAGCATATTACACCACATGCGACCAGCAACAGGCGTGTCATCAATTCAGGCCGCTGCATTCAGAAGTCTGACAGAAGGTCATACCGTGTGGAAGTCTGGTCATGTCATTGAGATGGTCCTCAATACAACTCAGTTTGCCTATACTTGGATGAAGTTCAAAGTGCTAGCTACAATGAAACAAGAGATCAGGAGAGTATGCATCGCCTTTGAGAAACGTAGCCACAACATCAAATTTGCACATTGCACTTGTCCTGCTGGCCTATCACATTCATGCATTCATGTGTCTGCTGCTTTGTGGTCAATGGAATCATTTGGAAGCAAGCTTGCTCCTACATCAAAGCCCTGTGCTTGGATACAACCAAGAAGCAAGGAGAAACCAACTGGACCTATCACCAGTATCTCTCTTAAGAAGCACAAGATCTTCAGACAAGAGAAGCTTTCTTCCATGACTACCACTAAGGCAAAAGATTTTGATCCAAGACCTCCTGCTTTGAGAGGAAAAGGAGAGATCATGATGAAATGTTTTGCTTCTGACCTTATCAACAGTTACAAAAGTGACAACATGCCATTGCTTGTCAGTGTCTTTATTCCGCCACCTCCCCcacctcctcctcttcctgtGGCAAGATCTGAGAACTTCCAAATGTTTTTGTCAGATGATGAACTTTTActggcaacaacaacagacattgCTTATCCTGTTGAAGACATGGGTCATACTGACCTGAATGAACTGAGTGATATGTGTGCTGACCTGGATGAACTGAGTGCTATGTGTGCTGACCTGGATGAACTGAGTGCTATGTGTACTGCTTTTAAGGCATCTTTGCAAGTGTCTGATGCGCAGCGTAGTGCTATTGAATTTACAACAAGAGGCCAGGCATTAAACCCAAAATGGTTTGAAGCGAGAAAGAACAGACTAACTGCCTCCATATTTGCAGATGTTGTGAAGAGAAAGGCAATGACATTGCCAGATCCTCTGGTAAAGAGAATTTTAGGTTATACAAAAATACCAACATGGCTGCCTGCAATAAG AGCGTGGATGGTTGGGAGCATCACCAGATGGTTTAATCTATGA
- the LOC134187926 gene encoding uncharacterized protein LOC134187926, which produces MVMCCVPGCTNVSAKGKYLKFFRFPSNEEERQKWLEQLGLDDVSTNARVCGRHFVRGTKSTTGVIPTLSKTKPPFSVAAIKRSRVRASFTWSPSKQTPPLKRLAARVISRPRRPKSSTPKKNVAACRRSLSLISPIREHEDRDVDVAEDFEDMFHSLSIDVEPHSDCASCFELQEELKEKENCIKLLEQQMSSGENWRVEAIHTGFRSYNDFKGFFKSLEYAATSLKYWSQRHTAFTESKSAKPRSLSPLNEFFLTMVRLRLGLEMKDLSYRFGFSLSQVHNIFVTWINFLYCHLNDVDWWLPRDTLRRSLPQSFREAFPKTTCIIDATELFTERPSDRGLQSAFFSSYKHHHTVKALVAISPCGHVMFVSQLFTGAISDRELTKQSGFLNKLVPGDQVMADKGFIIADILMDVGASLVLPPFLKGGGQFAEEQVIKCRQVASLRIDVERVIRRIKNYRILQGITLSSSMDLLDKVFTVCSYLTNLHPPLVR; this is translated from the coding sequence ATGGTTATGTGCTGTGTTCCTGGATGTACCAATGTATCTGCCAAGGggaaatatttgaagtttTTCAGATTTCCTTCAAATGAAGAGGAACGTCAGAAGTGGTTAGAACAGTTAGGACTTGATGATGTCTCGACCAATGCCAGGGTATGTGGTAGGCATTTTGTTCGTGGAACCAAATCAACAACAGGAGTAATACCAACGTTGTCCAAGACAAAGCCACCTTTTTCTGTTGCTGCAATAAAGCGATCCAGAGTTAGAGCTTCTTTTACATGGTCACCATCAAAACAAACTCCTCCTTTGAAAAGGCTTGCTGCAAGAGTTATTTCAAGACCAAGAAGGCCTAAATCTTCTACTCCTAAGAAGAACGTTGCAGCATGCAGGCGGTCTCTAAGTCTTATTTCCCCAATCCGGGAACATGAAGACAGAGATGTGGATGTTGCAGAAGACTTTGAAGACATGTTTCACAGTCTAAGTATTGATGTTGAGCCTCACTCTGACTGTGCATCATGTTTTGAGCTGCAGGAGGAATTAAAGGAAAAAGAAAACTGTATCAAATTACTTGAACAGCAAATGTCTAGTGGCGAGAATTGGAGGGTTGAGGCAATTCATACTGGATTTCGCAGCTACAATGATTTCAAGGGTTTTTTCAAGTCGTTAGAGTATGCTGCCACTTCACTGAAATATTGGTCACAGAGACATACAGCATTTACAGAGAGTAAATCAGCAAAACCTCGTTCTCTTTCACCTCTAAATGAGTTTTTTCTGACAATGGTTCGTCTTCGTTTGGGGCTAGAGATGAAAGACCTTAGCTACAGGTTTGGCTTCTCTCTTTCTCAAGTTCATAATATTTTTGTCACATGGATAAACTTTCTCTATTGCCATTTGAATGATGTTGACTGGTGGTTGCCAAGGGACACTCTACGTCGAAGTTTACCGCAGTCATTTAGAGAGGCTTTTCCAAAAACCacctgcatcattgatgcaacagaGCTTTTTACAGAACGTCCTTCAGATAGGGGTTTGCAATCAGCTTTCTTCTCCAGTTacaaacaccaccacactgtgaaagcattggttgcaatatcgccatgtggtcatgtcatgtttgtgtcaCAACTATTTACTGGTGCTATATCAGACAGGGAACTTACCAAGCAGTCTGGTTTTCTTAATAAATTGGTGCCTGGAGACCAAGTCATGGCAGACAAAGGATTTATTATTGCCGACATTCTCATGGACGTTGGGGCATCTCTTGTGCTACCTCCTTTTCTAAAAGGAGGAGGTCAGTTTGCCGAGGAGCAAGTCATTAAATGCCGGCAAGTGGCGTCTCTTAGAATCGATGTAGAAAGGGTGATCAGACGGATAAAGAACTATAGAATTTTACAAGGCATAACACTTAGTTCAAGTATGGATCTTTTAGATAAGGTATTTACTGTATGTTCGTATCTAACGAATTTGCATCCACCTCTTGTACGgtaa